A single region of the Salipaludibacillus sp. LMS25 genome encodes:
- the argR gene encoding transcriptional regulator AhrC/ArgR encodes MNKGQRHIKIRDIIVNQEVETQDDLVDQLRSAGFNVTQATVSRDIKELHLVKVPMMDGRYKYSLPSDQRFNPLQKLKRALMDSFVSIDHTNNLIVMKTLPGNANAVGALIDNLDWPEIMGNISGDDTILIICRQNADTAPLTEKFLNML; translated from the coding sequence ATGAATAAAGGACAGCGACACATAAAAATTAGAGATATCATTGTGAATCAGGAAGTGGAAACGCAGGATGACCTCGTAGATCAATTAAGATCAGCTGGTTTTAATGTGACACAAGCGACGGTAAGTCGGGATATTAAAGAGCTTCATCTCGTTAAAGTCCCAATGATGGATGGCAGGTACAAGTATAGCCTTCCATCCGATCAGCGTTTTAATCCATTACAAAAGTTGAAAAGAGCTTTAATGGACAGCTTTGTTTCAATTGACCATACAAATAATTTAATCGTGATGAAAACATTGCCAGGTAATGCTAACGCGGTAGGGGCACTTATTGACAATTTAGATTGGCCGGAAATTATGGGGAACATAAGTGGAGATGACACCATCTTAATTATTTGCCGACAAAATGCGGATACAGCCCCTCTCACTGAAAAATTCCTCAACATGCTTTAA
- the recN gene encoding DNA repair protein RecN encodes MLMELSIRNFAIIDEISISFEEGLIVLTGETGAGKSIIIDAIGLLIGGRGSVDFVRHGSKRAEIEGMFSVEASISKELATLLEDMGIASNEEPTIVLRREMTTQGKSICRVNGKLTTLALLREVGQLLVDIHGQHEHQKLLQADKHLTFLDRYAGTSLDKTKREYEKLYDQFIKKREQLLQLSENEQQMAQRLDLIQYQFKEIENAKLELNEDKELDDERQKLNNSEALYKTVHGAYESLYGEGKGLEWAMTAMNQIEEAASMDPELQPVKETIANCYYLLEEASFSLRDYYEGIAFDPDRLNTIEARLSEISQLKRKYGDTVNDILEYAAAVEEEIDTLTNREQRLVQWEEELCSLVKDLTIEGEHLSQLRQKHAVKLKKAIQQQLKELYMKETVFDVAFNKVSATSVTIQQLLKSSPFTKTGMDQVSFMVATNQGEPLKPVAKVASGGEISRMILALKAILAKHEGVTSIIFDEVDTGVSGRVAQAIAEKIYRVSIGSQVLCITHLPQVAAMADTHLFIEKKQQNGRTQTVVRPLNEREQTEEISRMISGVEITDLTREHARELIIQAKETKLK; translated from the coding sequence ATGCTGATGGAATTATCGATTCGCAACTTTGCAATTATAGACGAGATATCTATTTCTTTTGAGGAAGGCTTGATAGTACTAACGGGAGAAACAGGTGCGGGAAAGTCCATTATTATTGATGCCATTGGCCTTCTCATTGGAGGACGAGGATCTGTTGATTTCGTTAGGCATGGAAGTAAACGAGCAGAAATAGAAGGGATGTTTTCAGTCGAAGCATCGATTTCTAAGGAGTTAGCTACATTATTAGAAGATATGGGGATCGCTTCTAACGAAGAGCCAACCATCGTCTTAAGAAGAGAAATGACAACGCAAGGTAAAAGTATTTGCAGAGTAAATGGGAAGTTAACGACGTTAGCTCTTCTTCGTGAAGTGGGACAATTACTTGTTGATATACATGGTCAACATGAGCACCAAAAATTACTCCAAGCGGATAAACACTTAACATTTCTTGACAGGTATGCTGGTACCTCTTTAGATAAAACAAAACGTGAATATGAAAAGCTTTATGACCAATTTATTAAAAAACGAGAGCAACTTCTCCAGCTCTCAGAAAACGAACAACAAATGGCTCAGCGGCTAGATTTAATTCAATATCAATTTAAGGAAATAGAAAATGCTAAACTAGAATTGAATGAGGACAAAGAACTTGATGATGAAAGGCAAAAATTAAACAATAGTGAAGCCCTTTATAAAACGGTTCATGGCGCTTACGAGTCGCTTTACGGTGAAGGAAAAGGTCTTGAGTGGGCAATGACGGCCATGAATCAAATAGAGGAAGCAGCAAGCATGGATCCAGAATTACAGCCAGTAAAGGAGACCATTGCTAATTGCTATTACCTACTGGAAGAAGCATCATTTTCCTTAAGAGATTATTATGAAGGTATCGCATTTGACCCTGATCGACTGAACACAATTGAAGCGCGACTAAGTGAAATTAGTCAATTAAAACGGAAATATGGTGACACAGTAAACGATATATTAGAATATGCTGCGGCAGTTGAAGAAGAAATAGATACGCTCACAAACAGAGAGCAAAGACTCGTACAATGGGAGGAAGAACTATGCTCCCTTGTAAAAGATTTAACGATTGAAGGGGAGCATTTATCCCAATTGCGACAAAAACATGCAGTCAAATTAAAAAAAGCCATTCAGCAACAGCTAAAAGAGCTTTATATGAAAGAAACTGTGTTTGACGTTGCATTTAATAAAGTATCAGCGACTAGCGTGACTATTCAGCAGCTATTAAAATCCAGCCCATTTACTAAAACGGGGATGGATCAGGTGTCGTTTATGGTGGCAACTAACCAAGGTGAGCCGCTAAAACCTGTTGCTAAAGTGGCTTCAGGCGGCGAAATTTCCCGGATGATTTTAGCCTTGAAAGCCATTCTTGCAAAGCACGAAGGGGTGACATCGATTATTTTTGATGAAGTGGATACTGGTGTAAGCGGACGGGTTGCCCAGGCGATAGCCGAAAAAATTTATCGCGTCTCAATTGGATCACAAGTTTTGTGTATTACTCATTTACCTCAAGTAGCAGCTATGGCAGATACACACTTGTTTATTGAAAAAAAACAGCAAAATGGAAGAACGCAAACGGTCGTTCGTCCATTAAATGAGAGAGAACAAACTGAAGAAATAAGTCGCATGATATCTGGTGTTGAAATCACTGATTTAACGAGAGAACATGCGCGAGAATTAATTATTCAAGCAAAAGAGACAAAACTAAAATAG
- the spoIVB gene encoding SpoIVB peptidase, whose product MKLRIRKITGILLLVILFSAAFYPPVQKYFHIPHNVTIFEGQTLEFPEFTTIFTHDKSAVTVNNDKQGVTGLASSTSDVSLQAMGLPIKSTEVTVYPELKVIPGGQSIGVRVHTDGVLVVGYHLMETDAGKVSPGESSDIRVGDSIIKMNGKAIKEMSDVQPVVQEAGKNGKPIKFEIKRNGRKMEKELTPVKGKGDQRYHLGLYIRDSAAGVGTLTFYEPESKKYGALGHVISDMETKEPIEIDKGEIIKSNVTSIEKGLTGEPGEKLARFSNDKKVLGDIVKNTQFGIFGTLKDQLEEHREIEPLEIGLSHHIKEGPAEILTVVEGDEVKRFNIDIISSTPQQSPATKGMVIKVTDKELLDKTGGIVQGMSGSPIIQDDKIIGAVTHVFVNDPSSGYGCHIEWMLNDAGIDLKDKTKEAS is encoded by the coding sequence TTGAAATTACGGATCCGAAAAATAACGGGAATACTTCTCCTTGTTATTCTGTTCTCTGCGGCATTTTATCCACCTGTCCAAAAATATTTTCACATCCCACACAATGTGACAATATTCGAAGGACAGACATTGGAATTTCCAGAATTCACTACTATATTTACGCACGATAAATCCGCTGTTACGGTAAATAACGATAAACAGGGAGTCACAGGTTTGGCATCCTCAACTAGCGATGTTAGTTTGCAGGCGATGGGACTTCCAATAAAGTCTACTGAGGTGACTGTGTACCCAGAATTAAAAGTCATCCCAGGAGGCCAATCAATCGGAGTTAGAGTCCATACAGACGGCGTGCTCGTAGTAGGATATCATCTTATGGAAACAGATGCAGGAAAAGTATCACCGGGAGAATCATCAGATATAAGAGTTGGTGACAGCATTATTAAAATGAATGGTAAAGCGATTAAAGAGATGAGTGACGTGCAGCCTGTCGTTCAAGAGGCGGGTAAAAACGGTAAACCCATTAAATTTGAAATTAAACGAAATGGACGAAAAATGGAAAAGGAATTAACACCTGTAAAAGGAAAAGGTGATCAACGGTATCATCTAGGATTATACATTAGAGATTCGGCGGCAGGGGTAGGGACACTAACGTTTTATGAACCAGAGTCAAAAAAATATGGTGCGTTAGGACATGTCATTTCCGACATGGAGACGAAAGAGCCTATCGAAATTGATAAAGGTGAAATCATCAAATCAAATGTGACCTCAATCGAAAAGGGGTTGACTGGAGAGCCTGGGGAAAAATTAGCGCGCTTTTCGAATGATAAAAAAGTATTAGGTGACATTGTGAAAAACACACAGTTTGGAATTTTTGGTACATTAAAGGATCAATTAGAGGAACACAGAGAAATCGAACCTTTAGAAATTGGTCTCTCACATCATATTAAGGAAGGACCAGCAGAAATACTCACTGTCGTTGAAGGGGATGAGGTAAAACGTTTTAATATTGACATTATAAGTAGTACTCCACAACAATCCCCTGCAACAAAGGGGATGGTCATAAAAGTGACTGATAAGGAATTACTTGATAAAACGGGTGGTATTGTGCAAGGGATGAGTGGTAGTCCCATTATTCAAGATGATAAAATCATTGGAGCTGTTACCCATGTATTTGTAAATGATCCTTCTTCAGGGTATGGGTGTCATATTGAATGGATGTTAAATGATGCAGGGATCGACTTAAAAGATAAAACAAAAGAAGCCAGTTAA
- the spo0A gene encoding sporulation transcription factor Spo0A: MEKVKVCVADDNRELVNLLEDYILSQDDMDVVGKAYNGQECLNVVEEVQPDVLILDIIMPHLDGLAVLEKLNELNLEKRPNIIMLTAFGQEDVTKKAVDLGAAYYVLKPFDMDTLMNKIRDVSGQSHNTYSQRPSTSAAELRRENKPMNLDASITSIIHEIGVPAHIKGYMYLREAITMVYNDIELLGSITKVLYPDIAKKFNTTASRVERAIRHAIEVAWSRGNIESISKMFGYTVNVSKAKPTNSEFIAMVADKLRIEHKVS; this comes from the coding sequence GTGGAAAAAGTAAAAGTGTGTGTAGCAGATGACAACCGTGAATTAGTGAATCTTCTAGAAGATTATATTTTATCACAAGATGATATGGATGTGGTTGGAAAAGCTTATAACGGTCAAGAATGTCTGAATGTTGTTGAAGAAGTGCAACCTGATGTGCTTATTCTTGATATTATAATGCCACATTTAGATGGTCTTGCGGTACTAGAGAAATTAAACGAATTAAACCTTGAAAAGCGTCCAAATATTATTATGCTAACAGCTTTTGGACAGGAAGATGTCACAAAAAAAGCAGTTGACTTAGGAGCTGCTTATTACGTTTTAAAGCCATTTGATATGGATACTTTAATGAATAAAATTCGTGATGTGTCTGGTCAAAGTCATAACACATATAGCCAGAGGCCATCAACATCTGCAGCAGAATTGCGTCGTGAGAATAAGCCGATGAATTTAGATGCGAGTATCACAAGTATAATCCATGAAATCGGTGTCCCAGCACATATTAAAGGCTATATGTACTTAAGAGAAGCGATCACTATGGTGTACAATGATATAGAATTGCTCGGCTCTATTACAAAAGTCCTTTACCCAGACATCGCTAAAAAATTTAATACGACAGCGAGTCGTGTAGAACGGGCGATCCGCCATGCCATAGAAGTAGCTTGGAGCAGAGGAAATATCGAATCCATTTCAAAAATGTTCGGATATACAGTAAATGTCTCAAAAGCAAAGCCAACAAATTCTGAATTTATTGCCATGGTTGCAGATAAACTACGGATTGAACACAAGGTTAGTTAA
- a CDS encoding DUF2200 domain-containing protein has translation MTKHQIYTMSVAKVYPHYVTKAEKKGRTKTEVDEIIRWLTGYSQKELEDQLEKQTNFETFFAEAPQLNPSRTLIKGVICGIRVEDIEEPTMQEIRYLDKLIDELGKGKEMEKILR, from the coding sequence ATGACTAAACATCAAATATATACAATGAGTGTCGCAAAAGTCTATCCGCATTATGTTACAAAGGCGGAGAAAAAAGGACGAACAAAAACAGAAGTGGATGAAATCATCCGTTGGTTGACAGGATATAGCCAGAAAGAGTTAGAGGATCAACTGGAAAAACAGACAAACTTTGAGACCTTTTTTGCGGAAGCTCCCCAACTGAATCCTTCCCGGACTTTGATCAAAGGAGTGATCTGCGGTATCCGTGTGGAAGACATCGAGGAACCAACTATGCAGGAAATTCGCTATTTGGATAAATTGATAGATGAGTTAGGAAAAGGAAAAGAGATGGAAAAGATTTTGCGGTGA
- a CDS encoding TraR/DksA C4-type zinc finger protein, whose translation MEDYARLKKGLEEQKKILSERLKAYDDYGLDHGFASSISSGELSQYDNHPADSATELYEREKDIALHEKIILELKAIEHALNKFENGTYGICEVTGQQIPYERLEAKPTAKTIIQHASNNHYFSRPVEEDVLEDFRKYNFDKAQDETQFDAEDSWQAVARFNELPMVFEDSSLDENSELIGYVEEIEGFLSTGIEGYKGEESVEFQRNSHYDHYLNNK comes from the coding sequence ATGGAAGATTATGCTCGCTTAAAAAAGGGGCTTGAAGAGCAGAAAAAAATCTTGAGTGAGCGTTTAAAGGCGTATGATGATTATGGACTTGACCATGGATTTGCATCGAGTATTTCGTCAGGTGAATTATCACAATATGATAATCATCCAGCAGATAGCGCCACCGAACTTTACGAAAGAGAAAAAGATATTGCGCTTCATGAGAAAATCATTCTCGAATTAAAAGCGATTGAACATGCATTAAATAAATTCGAAAATGGCACCTACGGTATTTGTGAAGTCACTGGACAACAAATTCCTTATGAACGTTTAGAAGCGAAACCGACGGCAAAAACGATCATCCAACATGCAAGTAATAACCATTATTTTTCTCGACCAGTTGAGGAAGATGTGCTAGAAGATTTTAGAAAATATAATTTCGATAAAGCTCAGGATGAAACGCAATTTGATGCTGAGGACTCTTGGCAAGCTGTAGCACGCTTTAATGAGCTCCCTATGGTTTTTGAGGATTCATCGCTTGATGAAAATAGTGAATTAATTGGCTATGTAGAAGAAATTGAAGGATTTTTATCCACTGGTATTGAAGGTTATAAAGGTGAAGAGAGTGTTGAGTTCCAGCGGAATAGTCATTATGATCATTATCTCAATAATAAATAG
- a CDS encoding DUF2627 domain-containing protein, whose protein sequence is MTFQRFIALIILLIPIFTAGYGIKLMRDTLFGQLISPYQTLYVQFFVGIIALAVGIWLIGGFILHRDRKNNKVAPRFQNKKTLR, encoded by the coding sequence ATGACATTTCAACGTTTTATTGCTTTGATTATTCTACTTATCCCTATATTTACAGCAGGCTACGGTATTAAGTTAATGCGAGACACATTATTTGGACAGTTAATTTCCCCTTATCAGACCCTTTATGTCCAATTTTTTGTCGGTATCATCGCTCTCGCTGTTGGGATCTGGCTTATCGGAGGCTTTATTTTACATAGGGATCGTAAAAATAATAAAGTCGCGCCTAGATTTCAAAATAAAAAAACACTTAGATAA